In Planctomycetota bacterium, the genomic window GCTCGGGTACTCGACGCGCAGCACATCGACGACCCCGCCGCCCGGCGCGACCACGGCATTACCCTCCAGCCATCCCCCGAAGTCGCCGTTGAGCCACGTCACGTCGCGCGGCAGCGGCGTTGCCAGCGTCCAACTCGACGCCTTGAGCAGGTCGGCGTCGGCGGGCGCACTGAGCATACCCGCCCGGAAGAACAAGCCCCATTTCCCGCCGGGCCCGTGATTGTCCTCCATCCCGCGCCACAGCCGTCCGTTGTGCTCGATGATCGGCATCGTCGAAGTGTGATACCCCGCGTCGCTTGTCAGCAGGCCGTGCTCCGCATCGGTCGGCTTCGTCCATGTCCGTCCGCCGTCATCGCTGCGCCGGATCACCACATGCCCGTACTGACGATCGACGCCCATCAGGTACGTCGCCCCGCGATGCATGAACAACCCGGTCCAGAACATGCCGTCGATCCTGGCGATGTTCTTCCATGTCGCCCCGCGGTCGTCGGAGCGGAAGACCAGCCCCTGTCCCTTCTCGTTCATCGTCGTGCCCGGCCCGAACAGATCGCAGGCCGCCAGATACGCCCCATCCGGCGCGTTGACGATCGCCGGCGAACCGACATAGCGCTTCAGCGCCGCGGGCGTGTGATAGATCACTACGCCCGGCACCGCGGCCGCGGCGGATTCGGCGGGCGGTTCGGCGTGTGCGGCGGCAATGGTGACAAGGGAGCAGGCGAATGTGGCGACCAGAAAAAAGCGACAGCGTGAGTGTTTTTGCATGATAAGAGTCCATGGTGGGGCGGACAGGGGGGCATGTCAACCGGCTCGACGCCGAATCGGGCGTGATTTGGGCTTTGAGGCGTCGTGCGAACGTGCTTGCCAATGGGCCTCCCGTTGTGTTACGATAAGACATGCCCACCGAAAATACGGACATCCTCGCGGAAGTCGGTCACCAGACGCACGAAACCGAATATTACTCGCCCATTCCCAAGGGTTACGAACGGGGACGCCATAAGTACGTCGTCGTCATGGGCACCGTCATGAGCGGGCTGGGCAAGGGCATTTTTTCCTCCTCGCTCGCCAAGCTGCTCAAGGACAAAGGCCTCCGCGTCGCGCCCATCAAGATGGAGGGCTACCTGAATCTCGATTCAGGGACGCTCAATCCGTACCGTCACGGCGAGGTTTTCGTCCTCGACGACGGGATGGAAACCGACATGGACCTTGGCACCTACGAGCGCATGCTCGATCAGAATCTGACGCGCGATAACTTCGTCACCTCCGGTCAGATTTACCGCCGCATTCTCGACAAGGAGCGGCAGGGCGGCTACCTCGGGCGCGATGTGCAGATGATCCCGCATGTGACGGGTGAAGTGAAGCATCAACTCCGCCAGCTCGCCGTCAAGCAGGACGCCGATGTCATCTTCGTCGAAGTCGGGGGGACGGTCGGCGACTTTGAGAATGGCTTCTACATCGAAGCGCTGCGTGAACTGGCCTTTGAGGAAGGCGAGCATTCGGTGTGTTTCGTCGGGCTGACGTACATCATCGAGCCGCGCGCGCTGGGCGAGCAGAAGTCCAAGGCGGCGCAGCTTGGGATCAAGCGCATGATGGAGCTGGGCGTGCAGCCGCACATCATCGCCTGCCGCGGGCGCAATCCGGTGACAGAGAAAGTGCGTGAGAAGATCGCCATGTTCTCCAACGTCCCCAAGCGCCGCGTGTTCTCCATGCACGACCGCGATTCGATCTACACGATCCCCGAGCAGATGCACGGCGAGGGGCTGGACCTGGAAATCCTCTCGATTCTCGATCTGCACGAGCGCGTCAAGCCGTCGACCGAAGACAAGGCGCGACGCGAATGGAGTCGGTTCGTCGATCTGCTCTCCGGGCCGCGCAAGTATGAAATCTCCGTCGGCATCACCGGCAAGTACGCTGAGCTGCGCGATGCCTACGCTTCGATCGAAAAGTCGCTCGAGCACTGCGGGGCGCATCTGTCGGCGAACATCAACATCCGCTGGCTCGACACGATCGCGATGGACACCATCAGCGCGGATCAGGTGGCGGATCAGCTCAAGGCGCTTGACGCCGTCATCGTACCCGGCGGGTTCGGTCATCGGGGGACCGAAGGCAAGGTCGCGTCGGTCAAGTTCTGCCGTGAGACCAAGACGCCGTACCTGGGCATCTGTCTTGGTTTTCAGATGGCGGTGATCGAGTTCGCGCGCAACGTGTGCGGGCTTGCCAAGGCGATGAGCAGCGAGTTCGATGTGCGGTCCGATTGCGCGGTGATCGACATTCTGCCTGAGCAGAAGAAGATTGAAGGGCTCGGCGGGAACATGCGGCTCGGCGGCAAGGACATCGACATCACGCGCGGCACGCTCGCCTCGATGCTCTACGACAACAAGACACGCATCCGAGAACGCTTCCGCCATCGCTACGAAGTCGATCCCAAATACATCGAAACGCTCGAGAAGCACGGCATGATCTTCTCCGGCCGGCACCCTACCCAGCCGATCATGCAGGTGCTGGAGCTGCCGCATGACATGCACCCGTATTTCATCGGCGGGCAGTTCCACCCGGAACTGAGCAGTCGCCCGCTGCGGCCGGCGCCGATGTTCATGGGCCTCGTCGCCGCGGCGATTCGTCACGCCTACCCCGACATCCCCGCCGAGAAGATCAGCGAGCGCTGGCTCCCTTTTGCTAATCAGCCCGCCGGAGCGTGACCATGCAGAGGACGCTTGGGCTTTTGAGTATGGCGGTTGTCGCGCTTTTCATCGGGCACGTTTGCGCCCAGACGGAGGTTCCGCAGCCGGAATGGGGTCGTATCACTCCTCTGGGGCAAGGTCGATTTCTTATCGAGCGAACCGTCGCCGGCGCGGCCCCGATGAGTCTGCCGACGCCGTTCGCCAACATCGTCCGCGTGCATCAGGATGACGATTCCCCCGCCGTGCTTGAATTCAACGGCGATGCGTCGAGAATTCTCATTCACGCTGACCATCGCGTCACCGTCGAAACCGCCGAAAAATCGCAGCAGTTCGACGACGGCCGCATCATCTTTTCCGCCCTCGACGCCGTCGTGCATGGCGACAAGGCCAAACTCGAATCGCACCCCGGCTCGCACCGCATCGGTTTCTGGACGAACGCGGGGGACTACGTCACATGGGACTACGCGCCCACGCGCTGGGGCATGTATGACATCGAACTGACATACTCCGCCGCGGGCGCCAATGGCACGCGCATCGCCGTCGAATATGCGAGTAAAATTTTCGAGGCGGACCTGACGTCGACCGGTTCGTGGTATCGCTACACCACGATTCCCATCGGCCGCGTCTATCTGCCGGATACCGCCAAGCAGACGCTGACGGTCCGCTGCATCAAGAAAGTCGGCGGCGCCGTGATGAACCTCAAGGCGGTCATCCTCCGCCCCGCGCCCGAGGGCGAGCAGCCGGTCCGGGCTGACGAACACGGCATCCTGACGCTCTACCCGAAAGACGCGACCGTGCATGGCGTTGCGCTGCGTTACGAGCCCCGGCCGGATAAAAACACACTCGGATTCTGGACGAAAGCGACCGACGCCGCTTCGTGGGATTTCGTCATCGACAAGCCCGGTGCGTACCACG contains:
- a CDS encoding exo-alpha-sialidase — encoded protein: MAAAHAEPPAESAAAAVPGVVIYHTPAALKRYVGSPAIVNAPDGAYLAACDLFGPGTTMNEKGQGLVFRSDDRGATWKNIARIDGMFWTGLFMHRGATYLMGVDRQYGHVVIRRSDDGGRTWTKPTDAEHGLLTSDAGYHTSTMPIIEHNGRLWRGMEDNHGPGGKWGLFFRAGMLSAPADADLLKASSWTLATPLPRDVTWLNGDFGGWLEGNAVVAPGGGVVDVLRVEYPSGNKAAIVTISPDGKTASFDPASGFVDLPGGATKFNIRFDPTSKLYWALSNPAPQEATKGAAGYRNTLALISSPDLRTWTIRCTLIHHPDRTRHGVQYADWQFEGEDIIAAIRTAWDDDAGGAHNFHDANYLTFLRIVDFRNAK
- a CDS encoding CTP synthase, producing MPTENTDILAEVGHQTHETEYYSPIPKGYERGRHKYVVVMGTVMSGLGKGIFSSSLAKLLKDKGLRVAPIKMEGYLNLDSGTLNPYRHGEVFVLDDGMETDMDLGTYERMLDQNLTRDNFVTSGQIYRRILDKERQGGYLGRDVQMIPHVTGEVKHQLRQLAVKQDADVIFVEVGGTVGDFENGFYIEALRELAFEEGEHSVCFVGLTYIIEPRALGEQKSKAAQLGIKRMMELGVQPHIIACRGRNPVTEKVREKIAMFSNVPKRRVFSMHDRDSIYTIPEQMHGEGLDLEILSILDLHERVKPSTEDKARREWSRFVDLLSGPRKYEISVGITGKYAELRDAYASIEKSLEHCGAHLSANINIRWLDTIAMDTISADQVADQLKALDAVIVPGGFGHRGTEGKVASVKFCRETKTPYLGICLGFQMAVIEFARNVCGLAKAMSSEFDVRSDCAVIDILPEQKKIEGLGGNMRLGGKDIDITRGTLASMLYDNKTRIRERFRHRYEVDPKYIETLEKHGMIFSGRHPTQPIMQVLELPHDMHPYFIGGQFHPELSSRPLRPAPMFMGLVAAAIRHAYPDIPAEKISERWLPFANQPAGA
- a CDS encoding carbohydrate-binding protein: MQRTLGLLSMAVVALFIGHVCAQTEVPQPEWGRITPLGQGRFLIERTVAGAAPMSLPTPFANIVRVHQDDDSPAVLEFNGDASRILIHADHRVTVETAEKSQQFDDGRIIFSALDAVVHGDKAKLESHPGSHRIGFWTNAGDYVTWDYAPTRWGMYDIELTYSAAGANGTRIAVEYASKIFEADLTSTGSWYRYTTIPIGRVYLPDTAKQTLTVRCIKKVGGAVMNLKAVILRPAPEGEQPVRADEHGILTLYPKDATVHGVALRYEPRPDKNTLGFWTKATDAASWDFVIDKPGAYHVMLEHGCGNGQGGSEAAVSIDDRTFKWTVQDTGGYHNFVDLDLGEVQLEGGRHTLIIKSMTKAGAAVMDVHQLQLRPAGP